A segment of the Anopheles cruzii chromosome 2, idAnoCruzAS_RS32_06, whole genome shotgun sequence genome:
TTTTGCTTCGAAAGAGGACGAGTGTCTGTTGTGACAAATAATGATGGGCTCTGCTACGTTGTGTCTCCAGCTATTCGGTGGAGTCTTTGGGTTCACTATTTTTATCTCCCGTTTCTTCCGCAGCTTGGCATGGTTCGTCGGTATCCACGGCTTCGGCTGCCACTGgttccttttccttctcgcTCGCCTTATCATCGGATTGTGGTGCCTCCGAAGGTTCGTTCTCTTCGGTATCGCTGCCGCCGGAGGAACAAGATTCCTCGTCCTGTTCCACGCGCTTTGGTTTTTTGCCGTGGTTCGCTTTCTGTTTGGCTTTCCTCTTCTGCCGCTTCGCGCGCTTCTTCGCCGTCCGGTCCTCGGCCGTCTGTCGGTTCTGTTCCAACTTAGCCTGGAAATCGTCGTCCATCTGCTCGGTGCGCGACTTTTCCTGGATGTGCTTTTGGCGGGCGTACTCCTTGCGACGCAGGTGCCGATACACGTGAAactcaccggaaccggcaccggcactggaGCCCATTACGTTGCGGACGAACGAGGGTATGGCGTTACCAAAGTCACGATCTTTCGCCGATGTCGGTATCATGACGGGTTTATCCTGCGGAATAGTGTTGCTGTTAAAAGACCAAAAGGGGGACCCCCTGTTCTCGACAGTGCTTGACACGTACCGGATTCTTCATCAGCTTCTCCAGCTTGGCCCGCTGCACGTCGGCCGCATTTCGCACCACAAATTTCTTCTTTTCAAACTCCTTGTCCGATTGTTTCACTTCATTCCGTATCTCCATCTTCGAGAGCAACAACACagcaatgttttgtttacaccGTTGTCGTATGGAATACTCACCACGAATGTTGGTGATTTCACCACGCGTGagtgacagctgtcaaactcTGGTCACCCCCCACAGATGTGTGAAGTGAAtttcacacttcacacagTTCAGTTCGAAGTGAGCAAGAAATCGGTACTCGTCGGGAAAAAAAGCCGGATCGAAAATCGGAACGTAAACGTGGTCCTGGTGAAGTTCTTGTCCTCGTTCGGTGTGCCGTTTTATGTGTGGTGCTGTGACGGGGATACAATTGCTGAAGACAAGAAAATCGTGCCTCAACGCGGGGATTCAGGTTGACTTTCGAAAAGCCTACGGACGGTGTGCGCGCCCGCGTGGAGGAGGAGGTCTACTAAAGAACACACAATGgctttggaaacagaaaatgtTCCATCGAACGAAAGCAGTGGTACCGAAACGGTCGGCACTTCCGAAGACATCATCTCTACGGCGGCTTCTGGGACGGATTCCggtgtgaagaaaaaaggtTAGACTCACCGCAAAATTCACGGTCCCCGCCCGGTTCCTTTTGGACCCAATTGTTGGTCGCAGGTGCGGTCGTGTGCTTTACTTATCGAACAATGCGGTGCCCGATGGTCCGTGGATCACTCAGCGTGCGAAAGGCTTCCAAATTGTCCGGCAAGACCGCGTGTTGCCAAGAAAAACCTGCTCCTGCATCGCAGAGTCATATAATCAGTTACGTAATTACGCGGCTCCGATTGACGGGCGGTGAGCGGCTCACTTGCCACACCGCGGAACGCGCTAGGAGTCGCAGGGGGAAGGTGGTGCAGTGTGTCTCTCTTTGTGCCGTTGGTGGCCCTGGAAGAACCGAGAGGACACGGAACAACACGATATAAGTTCTGGGCCGCGGTTCGGGCGTGCAACTGTCTGGCCCATTGTTGCCTTAATTCACCGGCTGGCTGACGGTTTTTTCGACCGTTCCACCGATGGATTCGTGGGCCCGGCTTCCGTATTCAAATCTTACAGATCGCTCTCGAAGGCCAATCTGTTAGAAAAGATTAACGCGGCCCAAGATTGCGACACATGTGTGGTGGAGTAGTTGGTAGTAGTTGTAGACACATTTGGAGTGACAATGagtttttctctcgctcgttcaCATTCACCGCGAGAGCGAACGGTGCGAGAGCGCGAATGTTCTAAAAGAGAGAAGAACACCTTCTTTATCTttatcactctctctctgtctctctccctgtcttAGCTACTGggagaaacacaaaaaatgcaaaacaaactcTTTCGTCGTTAACGATCGTCTATTTGGTTGATAATCGAGAATTTATGGCGAGCGTCTTTTATCTATGCTAATTTACTTAAACCTACTCCTCATATCTCATGCAACATGCGCGTGATTGTTTTAGTAACCGCCGAAATGTGATGCAACATCAATCGAAGTTTACTTTTCAATCACCGAAAACATGTTTGGGCAATAAAAAACATATGAGCCGTCAGACGGCGGATGgtctctcacacactctcgcCTTTCCACGTGTGCGTCGGTCGCTGTTCTCACAGTGGGGGGGGAGACAAAGCAACGCGCGTGCGAGATAGAGAGGGGGGCAGGGCAAGAGCGAGCTAGGTGATCGACCATGTGACTCGCGCGTCAAACGCACATGGGAGAATTCTTTTTTCACCGGCATATTCAGAGAGTTCGTTGCAAAGCCTTTGACCCCGTCTCCCGACACATGCGGTGGGGTCATTTATGTTGCACTTTACGCATTTATGTCTGATGGGGAAAATGGTAGTAGAAGCACTTTGCACTCCCGTTTGTTGTAATTGCAAAGGGTTCTTCGTTCAGTTCAAGCCAATCGCAGTAGACATTCCCTTAATGCTGAATGTTTTAGCTCAAATCAAAAGGCGCTTTTCTTTATTGTGACAGATCCGTCATCGGTCCAACCGCAAGGGTGTGCCACAACTGAAACATATTTGAGTTAGCTTATCGCTCGGATCGCAATGGGACCGATGGTTTTCGGAGCCACAATAGATAAGAGAAGGTTTGCCCTCTGCTAGAACTGGGACTGTAAATGTCCAAATGATTGCATGGAGGGCTTGGAATAGTAACCATAGAACGAACGCATCCTCCTCGCATCTAGTAACCATGGGACGTATTTTCACGTTCGCCGTACCATTTCAAGCGGAGGCTCAGAGTGGTTCTGTCAGCGTCAGTCGAGGTTAGCAAATAAATGGTCAACTTCAGGCTACAGTTCCAGTTCTTCAGGCTACAGTTCCGGAGAAGGTCTTATCTCCCGCAGTggcaccacaaccaccacaaccaGATAGAacggctcggtggcggtggcaaacAAGGATCCGTGTGTAAGAAGATCGGTAAGATAGGGGTTTGTctaacgtcgtcgtcgtcgtcgtcggctccGTTTCTCGCTTGTCTGTGGCAACCGCTTAGCGGTACTCTCTGAGACAAGCAGGTCAGACATGTAAATAATCTGAGAACCGACGCTGATCGATCGGGTCTACGGCTCACACGAAACGGAAAGAGGTCGAAGAAGTGTTCGGGTGTGTCCATATCAGCGAGTGATGGACCAGCTTGACGCTTGATTGACCGCCAGAGTCCCTCGTTGGTGCTTGGAAACGATGCAAATCAGTCGTTAGCTGCcgttttgcatttgcattggTCGCATCCCCGCCGTGCACTGGACGATGGACAGCAGGAAGTCGTCGGAGTTCGCGATTGCACCGCGCGAATCTTATCTCGACGAAGTGCAGACAGTGCGCCTTGCCGCTGCACTTTTCGATTCATGTTGGTATAATCCGCGCGCTTTTACACCGAAGTCGCGTGCGATTTTGTTTCGACATTCTGAACCACAAACCTtccgcggtggcggcggcaacgttGGGGACAGTatcggttggttgttttttggACAGTTGCGATCTATTTTCAGCGTACTCCCTGCAGTAGTAGCCAAAAGCGGATggcgttttgttgtttgccagAAAATCTTTGACCGTGtctccgagagagagacgagaGAGGGTGTCTTGCGCACCTCCCAAAGCGCCCCGAGTAGTCCCAGAATAGACGCGCGCCGTTGGAAGATGGATAAGTTCTAAAATAGACTGTGTCTCTTTCAAATCTCTTGCCTTTTTCCGCGTGCATGGACCGTGGCCATTATTGGTGGGACTCGTTGGGACGGATGACGAAGGAGATTTCACCGGCCCCATTTGCTTATCGCCTGCCACTGGAGATACGCGCCTCGGGCGGCACGGCCGTTGGGCGGCCCGGATGCATGTGCTCTCGAGGGCAGAAGAAAGTGACATAACGTGCCACTTTCTACTGCACCATGTTTGGTTACATAAAGACGGCGCCGGTGATATATTTGAGTACGCTTTCTGTTTGGTGGCCACTCAGCATCACTTCCACAAGTCAGGGGCTGAGCCACACGCTAATTATACAGTCAACAGACACAGGCCTTAAACCGGGACAAGACGATACGTCTCGTGGATGCCGAGACAACTCCGATGCACCACCACATACGGCGTTGCTATACGGCGAAATTAATTATCTATTTACCATTTTTTATGTCCCGAAAGAGATCCCACCGAAAACACCAAGCTGTGAAGTTCAAGGTCCCTCTGTGTGTTTCGGCGTCGTTGATTGTTGTACGAGATCGCTCGCCACGACGCTGATCGTCGTGTGGTCAATGCCAACAAATTAAACCGAGCGCGGTTATGTGTGGTGCGTCTCGCCGTTCTCTTCTTGTTTTCGCACCTATTTTTACTTTGTCGGCCACAGTCCGGTGGCCAGACGACcagaggtggtggtggtacatGTTAACGGTTTTTTCTCAAAATGGATGccatcagagagagagagagagagagtgcctTCGATCGACGTGTCTGCGGCGACGATCGTGTATGACAAGAAGTCATGTTTTACAtaattgttgttttcccgtttgAAGCAatgatcgtcgatcgatccaATGATCAGAAAGATTTCCCCTCTCTAACGCACCATTCTTCATTTCAGGAAATGGCAAAACCAAAAAGCAACAGAATGGCAAAGCAAAATCGCCCCCCGTCATGGTGACGGCAAACGGGCATCTGGAGAATGGAATCAACGGTCACAACGGTAGCGGAACGGAGGAATCGGCGGAGACAGCGGGCGGCGGATCGACCGTGGATACTGTTGCGGGTGATGGTGAAACGGCAGCAAACGGTGAGGGCGGTAGTAAATCGggaacggcggccaccgaggagGACTCGAGCGACGTGATGCGATTGATGCAGGATGCCGGCTTTACGGTGCAGATCTTGTCGCCGGGCGTTGAATCGCTATCGATCCAGGTGTCGAGCATGGAGCTGGTGCAGGAGATCCATCAGCTGCTGATGGACCGCGAGGACACGTGTCACCGGACGTGCTTTTCGTTGCAGCTCGCGGGCGCGACACTGGACAACTTTGCGGAACTGAAGAACATCGAGGGCCTGAAGGAGGGCTCGGTAATTAAGGTGGTGGAGGAACCGTATACGATGCGCGAGGCACGCATCCACGTGCGTCACGTGCGCGATCTGCTGAAATCGCTCGATCCGGCCGATGCGTACAACGGGGTGGACTGCAGTTCACTGACCTTTCTGCACGCCATCACGCAGGGTGACATCctggagaagaagaaggtgcGCCAGGACAGTGTCGACTGTACGCCGCCCGATTTCATCATGCCCGGGGCGCAGGAGCGGCCCCTGTTGCCACTGCAGCCGGGCagtgcggccggccggaagggAGCCACTCCGCAGCCGCTGAAGGTGTTGACAACGTCGGCCTGGAATCCACCGCCCGGCCCCCGGAAGCTGCACGGTGATCTGATGTATCTGTACGTGGTGACGATGGAGGATAAGCGGTACCACCTGTCGGCGTGTCCGCGCGGTTTCTACGTCAATCAGTCGACGGACGACACGTTCGATCCGCGGCCCGCCAGCCCCAGTCTGCTGTCGCACTCGTTGATCGATCTGTTGGCGCAGCTGTCGCCCACCTTCCGGCGGTGCTTCGCGCTGATGCAGAAGAAGCGCACCCAGCGGCACCCGTTCGAGCGGGTGGCCACCCCGTACCAGGTGTACACGTGGGCCGCACCGGCCCTCGAGCACACGATCGATGCGATCCGGGCCGAGGACACGTTCTCGTCGAAGCTCGGCTACGAGGAGCACATCCCGGGACAGACGCGTGACTGGAACGAGGAGCTACAGACGACGCGCGAACTGCCGCGGGCCACCCTGCCGGAGCGGTTGCTGCGCGAACGGGCCATCTTCAAGGTGCACAGTGACTTTGTGACGGCGGCCACGCGCGGTGCGATGGCCGTGATCGACGGGAACGTGATGGCGATCAATCCGGGCGAAGACTCCAAGATGCAAATGTTTATCTGGAACaacattttcttctcgctcgGCTTCGACGTGCGCGATCACTACAAGGAACTGGGTGGGGATGCGGCCGCCTTCGTCGCACCGCGCAACGATCTGCACGGAGTGCGCGTGTACAGTGCGGTCGACGTGGAGGGTCTCTACACGCTCGGCACGGTCGTGATCGACTACCGGGGGTACCGCGTGACGGCACAATCCATCATCCCGGGCATTCTGGAGCGCGAGCAGGAGCAATCGGTCGTGTACgggtcgatcgatttcggcAAGACGGTCCTCTCGCACCCCAAGTACCTGGAGCTGCTGAACAGCGCGGGCAAACACCTGAAGATCCTGCCGCACCGCGTTTACAACGATCGCGAGGAATCGATCGAACTGTGCTCGTCGGTCGAGTGTAAGGGTATCATCGGCAACGATGGACGGCACTATATTCTCGATCTGCTACGTACCTTTCCTCCGGACGTGAACTTCCTAGtgcttccggcaccggccgccgccgatgaaGGCGTAGATGATGAGTCCGTGCTGGGGAAAGAAAGTCGAACGATGGGCTTTCCGATCGAACATCGCCACAAGCTGTGCTGCTTGCGCCAGGAGCTCCTGGAGGCGTTCGTGGAGAACCGTTATCTGATGTTTATGAAGCACGCCGccctgcagctgcagcagtgCGTGAAGAAGAAGCAGGAGCAGAAGCAGGCAGCCGCAGCTACGAAGGGTGCTAGCGATGAAGGTGAGAAACCCGCGGCACAGGATGGTGAAGAGGGCAGTAAGAAGGTGGCAAAACTCGGTCCAGAGGGGGCAGACTCACTGGTGCGGGCGGCGACGACACCCGTGCAGACGGAAAATGCGAAAGCGTTGGTCGAATCGCTGATATCGAGCGAAGAGAAGAACGAAAGCAAGGAGGTGGTGAAGCGGGCTTGCGAAGCCGTTGGATCGCTGAAGGAGTACGAGTTCGACATTCGCTTCAATCCGGACGTGTACTCGCCCGGCATCCGGCACGTGGAAGCGGAAACCGGTGGGCTGCGCAAGCAGAAGCAGCTGGTGAAGGATGCCGCGGAGTTCCTGGTGAAGCACCAGATCCCTAGCTTCGTACACGAGTGCCTCGATCACTCGTCGGCCCCGATGGACGGTGTTACGCTGACCGAGTCACTGCACAGCCGTGGCATTAACGTGCGCTACCTCGGGAAGGTGGTCGAGCTGCTGGCCAAGATCCGGCAGCTCGAGTATCTGCACACGATCGCCGTCTCGGAGCTGATCGTGCGCGCCTCGAAGCACATCTTCACCGTGTACATGCAGCAGACGGACATGCTGAgcatggcggcggccatttcACACTTCCTGAACTGTTTCCTTACCGTCTCGACCGGCGGCTGGTCGGCTGCGGCCAGCGCCGGCAACGGGATCGGTCCCGGCAGTCTCGATgaagccggcggcggtggagcgaagggcaaacaaacgcgcaaacaaaccaaacggGCCGGTGTCCCGAAAGGGCCGGCTAGCGGGGCCGGTGGTAAGGCTGCGTTCCAGGCAGCGGCCAGTGACATTGGTGAGTGGCAGACGCTCACTTCGAAAGCGCTCTGGGGTCAGATTCGGCAGGAGCTAAAGTCGTACTGGGACTACGATTTGACGggcgcggtggccgccagTGGGGAAGCGATCGAGTCAATCGAACCGCTGATCGGTCACTTTAAGCTGCAGAAGGTGAGCCTGATGCGGGCGTTCTGTCTCAAGTCCGGCGTCCAGATACTGTTGCGCGAGTACAACTTCGAGCTGAAGAGTCCGGCGCGGCCCACGTTCGTCGATACGGACATCCTGAACGTGTTCCCGGTGGTGAAGCACATCAATCCGCGGGCCTCGGATGCGTACAACTTTTACACCACGGGCCAGACCAAGATCCAGCAGGGCTACTTCCAGGACGGGTACGGACTGATCAGCGAGGCGCTCAATCTGCTGAACAACGTGTACGGCGCAATGCACCCGGAGAACGCCCAGTGTCTGCGGATGTTGGCCCGTCTGAGCTACATCATGGGCGACCCGCAGGAAGCCCTCGCCATCCAGCAGCGTGCGGTGCTGATGAGCGAGCGTGTCAATGGCATCGACCATCCGTACACCATTTCCGAATATGTAAGCCATCGGTGCCCAGGATCTTTGTCGGAAGGAAGACTTTAGTGCGTTTTTACTCTCTCCCTAGGCCCATCTTGCATTGTACTGCTTCGCGAACAGCCAGATCAGCACCGCACTCAAGCTGCTGTACCGTGCCCGGTACCTGGCGACGATCGTGTGCGGGGAAAACCACCCCGACATTGCCCTCATGGACGTAAGTATGCGATGGGGAGAGTGATAGCATGTCCACCGTAAGTTCCTGATACTAACGTTTACCCTTTTTGGTGAACAGAGCAACATCAGTCTGATTCTGCACGCGGTCGGTGAGTACGAGCTATCGTTGCGCTTCCTCGAGCACGCGCTGGCCCTCAACATTCGTTACTACGGCGAAAAGTCGCTGAAGGTCGCCGTAAGCTACCATCTGGTGGCGCGCACCCAGAGCTGCATGGGAGACTTCCGGTCGGCGCTGAACAACGAGAAGGAAACGTACGCCATTTACAAGCAGCAGGTAAGAAACTGACCGCCCCGTAGTTCGCCAACCGTTTCTATTACTAACTTCTACTCCCATCTCCCATTGTCTTCGCCCTGGGCAGCTCGGAGAAGGCCACGAGAAGACGCAGGAATCGTCCGAGTGTCTGCGCCACCTCACACAACAGGCGGTCGTGCTGCAGAAGAAGATGGTTTGCGCGAACGGTAACCTGCGCAACAGCGGTCTGCCTCCGATCCACATTCAGCCCCCATCGATGGGCTCCGTGCTCGACATGCTGAACGCAATCAATGGTATCATTTTCGTACAAATTAGGTAAGTCACACACATGAGTTATTGGTTGCCGTCCCCGTTTGCTCACCTCGTCCTGTCTTACAGTTCCAAAGAAATTGCCAACTTTAAGAGCGAAATCGAAAAGCGT
Coding sequences within it:
- the LOC128268674 gene encoding PRKR-interacting protein 1 homolog, with translation MEIRNEVKQSDKEFEKKKFVVRNAADVQRAKLEKLMKNPDKPVMIPTSAKDRDFGNAIPSFVRNVMGSSAGAGSGEFHVYRHLRRKEYARQKHIQEKSRTEQMDDDFQAKLEQNRQTAEDRTAKKRAKRQKRKAKQKANHGKKPKRVEQDEESCSSGGSDTEENEPSEAPQSDDKASEKEKEPVAAEAVDTDEPCQAAEETGDKNSEPKDSTE
- the LOC128268446 gene encoding clustered mitochondria protein homolog encodes the protein MALETENVPSNESSGTETVGTSEDIISTAASGTDSGVKKKGNGKTKKQQNGKAKSPPVMVTANGHLENGINGHNGSGTEESAETAGGGSTVDTVAGDGETAANGEGGSKSGTAATEEDSSDVMRLMQDAGFTVQILSPGVESLSIQVSSMELVQEIHQLLMDREDTCHRTCFSLQLAGATLDNFAELKNIEGLKEGSVIKVVEEPYTMREARIHVRHVRDLLKSLDPADAYNGVDCSSLTFLHAITQGDILEKKKVRQDSVDCTPPDFIMPGAQERPLLPLQPGSAAGRKGATPQPLKVLTTSAWNPPPGPRKLHGDLMYLYVVTMEDKRYHLSACPRGFYVNQSTDDTFDPRPASPSLLSHSLIDLLAQLSPTFRRCFALMQKKRTQRHPFERVATPYQVYTWAAPALEHTIDAIRAEDTFSSKLGYEEHIPGQTRDWNEELQTTRELPRATLPERLLRERAIFKVHSDFVTAATRGAMAVIDGNVMAINPGEDSKMQMFIWNNIFFSLGFDVRDHYKELGGDAAAFVAPRNDLHGVRVYSAVDVEGLYTLGTVVIDYRGYRVTAQSIIPGILEREQEQSVVYGSIDFGKTVLSHPKYLELLNSAGKHLKILPHRVYNDREESIELCSSVECKGIIGNDGRHYILDLLRTFPPDVNFLVLPAPAAADEGVDDESVLGKESRTMGFPIEHRHKLCCLRQELLEAFVENRYLMFMKHAALQLQQCVKKKQEQKQAAAATKGASDEGEKPAAQDGEEGSKKVAKLGPEGADSLVRAATTPVQTENAKALVESLISSEEKNESKEVVKRACEAVGSLKEYEFDIRFNPDVYSPGIRHVEAETGGLRKQKQLVKDAAEFLVKHQIPSFVHECLDHSSAPMDGVTLTESLHSRGINVRYLGKVVELLAKIRQLEYLHTIAVSELIVRASKHIFTVYMQQTDMLSMAAAISHFLNCFLTVSTGGWSAAASAGNGIGPGSLDEAGGGGAKGKQTRKQTKRAGVPKGPASGAGGKAAFQAAASDIGEWQTLTSKALWGQIRQELKSYWDYDLTGAVAASGEAIESIEPLIGHFKLQKVSLMRAFCLKSGVQILLREYNFELKSPARPTFVDTDILNVFPVVKHINPRASDAYNFYTTGQTKIQQGYFQDGYGLISEALNLLNNVYGAMHPENAQCLRMLARLSYIMGDPQEALAIQQRAVLMSERVNGIDHPYTISEYAHLALYCFANSQISTALKLLYRARYLATIVCGENHPDIALMDSNISLILHAVGEYELSLRFLEHALALNIRYYGEKSLKVAVSYHLVARTQSCMGDFRSALNNEKETYAIYKQQLGEGHEKTQESSECLRHLTQQAVVLQKKMVCANGNLRNSGLPPIHIQPPSMGSVLDMLNAINGIIFVQISSKEIANFKSEIEKRQKDSGTSSVATTATTTTGTTPAPVQANQEEVNRMLTETMKKTAAGIPFEEQRDEDESVGDGTADEKQEESTPVAAAASS